One region of Flavobacterium pisciphilum genomic DNA includes:
- a CDS encoding efflux RND transporter periplasmic adaptor subunit yields MKNIKNIISRTSTLLPIAFLMLILTSCNEKKAEETPEEEKPENEVALTEAQFKTVGIQFGKVENRNLKTIIKANGYTTVPPQNSAKIATLLGGTVKDIFVLEGTFVNKGKVLATIQNLEVVGMLEDYKSATANIEYLQLEYNRQKTLADENVNPRKTFQEVKAKLAVERARAQAAKNKLEALNVNPSSNSALIPIISPISGYVGEISIAKGAFAETGIPLFEVFDNSQMHLDLNVYEKDLGSISIGQEVDFILTNQSNKSIKGKIFGINKSFSNESKTVAVHAKINPDDAKDLISGMYVSANINLNNATVPALPKGAIVKNGDKFFIYIKENSHPKKDTKHDHENEIEGAHEEGKGEIHFKAIEVIPGTTDMGYTEIKFVTSIPENSQIVTQGAFYILAAQKGGGEHSH; encoded by the coding sequence ATGAAAAATATAAAGAACATAATAAGCCGTACTTCTACTCTACTTCCAATCGCTTTTTTAATGCTGATCTTAACATCATGCAACGAAAAGAAAGCTGAAGAAACACCGGAAGAAGAAAAACCAGAAAATGAAGTTGCATTAACTGAAGCACAATTTAAAACGGTTGGAATTCAATTCGGAAAAGTTGAAAACCGCAACCTAAAGACAATTATTAAAGCCAATGGATACACGACTGTTCCTCCACAAAACTCAGCTAAAATAGCGACGTTACTTGGTGGTACAGTCAAAGATATCTTTGTTCTGGAAGGTACTTTTGTAAATAAAGGAAAAGTTCTAGCAACCATTCAAAATCTAGAAGTGGTAGGAATGCTAGAAGATTATAAATCAGCTACAGCTAATATTGAATATTTACAATTGGAATACAATCGTCAGAAAACATTGGCTGATGAGAATGTAAACCCTCGAAAAACTTTTCAAGAAGTAAAAGCGAAACTGGCCGTAGAAAGAGCCAGAGCACAGGCTGCAAAAAACAAATTGGAAGCGTTAAATGTCAATCCATCTAGCAACAGTGCCCTAATTCCAATTATATCCCCAATAAGTGGTTATGTAGGGGAAATAAGCATTGCCAAAGGAGCATTTGCAGAAACTGGAATTCCACTATTTGAAGTTTTTGATAATAGCCAAATGCATTTAGATTTAAATGTATATGAAAAAGATTTAGGTTCTATCTCGATTGGTCAGGAAGTCGATTTTATACTTACCAATCAATCTAATAAATCGATCAAAGGAAAAATATTTGGTATCAATAAATCGTTCTCTAACGAAAGTAAAACAGTAGCAGTTCATGCTAAAATAAATCCAGATGATGCCAAAGATTTAATCTCTGGAATGTATGTTTCTGCCAATATTAATTTAAACAACGCAACTGTTCCTGCCTTACCAAAAGGGGCTATTGTAAAAAATGGAGATAAATTTTTCATCTACATAAAAGAGAATTCTCATCCTAAAAAAGATACAAAACACGACCATGAAAATGAAATTGAAGGAGCACATGAGGAAGGTAAAGGAGAAATACACTTTAAAGCAATCGAAGTTATACCTGGTACAACAGATATGGGATATACCGAAATAAAATTTGTAACTTCAATCCCAGAAAATAGTCAAATCGTTACACAAGGTGCTTTTTACATATTAGCTGCCCAAAAAGGTGGTGGAGAGCACTCCCATTAA
- a CDS encoding CusA/CzcA family heavy metal efflux RND transporter — protein MLDKIIQFSIKNKFIILLLTLVLIAWGSFSLKNLPLDALPDITNNQVQIITTAPTLASQEVEQLITYPLEQSLKTIPKVIELRSISRFGLSVVTVVFEENADTYWAREQVFQRLKQAEEIIPKYAGTPELAPITTGLGEIYQYDVYAKKGYEDKYNATSLRTIQDWIIVPQLQGVKGVAEVSTWGGSVKQYEIAVDPNRLNSSGVTITEIFDALEKNNQNTGGAYIEKDEFAFFIRGVGMASGIKDIGNIVIKNRNATPILIRDVATVQLGNAIRFGATTKDGKGEIVGGLTLMLKGENSKAVVERVKEKMIQINQMLPEGVVAEAFIDRSKLVDNAIGTVTKNLLEGALIVIFVLILFLGNLRAGLIVASVIPLAMLFAVILMNAFGVSGNLMSLGAIDFGIIVDGAVIIVEATMHHLQKLKKKRELTQSEMDKEVYASASKIRNSAAFGEIIILIVYLPILALVGTEGKMFKPMAMTVGFAVIGAFILSLTYVPMMSALFLSKDTEHKPNFSDRMMAWFEKIYAPFLDKALRFKKAVLGIAITLFVFSLVIFQNMGGEFIPTIEEGDLAINATIMTGSSLTQMIKTTTEYEKMLKAKFPEIKTIVTKIGSGEIPTDPMPIESGDLIIVLKDKKEWTSADNWQDLARLMKEEMGKIPGANIEVSQPIQMRFNELMTGSRSDIAIKIFGDNLDILERKGNELIQKIQKIEGIGDLKADKVSGLPQITIKYDYDKIALYGLNIEDLNRIIRSSFAGEAAGKIYEENKRFDIVVRMNKDNRKDITDVSNLFIPLPNGLQVPLSQVATVNYEQGPVQVVREDGKRRITIGLNVRGRDVKSVVEEIQQKLDKNFKLPAGYYITYGGQFENLIEANKRLSVALPIALSLILILLYFTFKSTKQAALIFTAIPLSAIGGVFALWLRGMPFSISAGIGFIALFGIAVLNGIVLISYFNQLKTEGITDPLQRVLIGTKTRLRPVLMTAAVASLGFLPMALSTSGGAEVQKPLATVVIGGLFSATLLTLIVLPILYLLSERVIKRKTTMIKPIITGLLLLISSFSFAQNSQPIGLDKAIEMAKANSINLKIADKEIEKQTVLKKTAFQPEALQIQYQGGQFNSAEYDSNVSVQQYFPIGKITKANRQLQEELVKLAEKQKALSEYEIEKAVTLAYYQYLYGVSVQKLNVELFNVYALFLKNAELRFKTGESGNIEVISAKAKSKEIETQKTQLEFDLAIYQKQLQFFMQTKENIVPDTSTPLQYSALAGSDNAKIEGLMNDYYQQQISVFQKEANTFKAQRTPKLGLGYFAQTIDTKSLFQGFTAGLQIPLFGGVNTAKAKAASISIAQSQLELEKNQFSLELQMQELKNEFEKQEKGLSYYQKEGLQYAEQIITTAQKSYANGDMSYWTYISFLNQAIDIKKQYAETLNTYNQSAIQLQFPSISKN, from the coding sequence ATGTTAGATAAGATTATACAATTTAGTATAAAGAACAAATTCATTATACTATTACTTACCCTGGTTCTTATAGCTTGGGGAAGTTTCTCACTTAAAAATTTACCACTGGATGCGCTACCTGATATTACCAATAATCAGGTGCAAATTATCACTACTGCTCCTACTCTAGCCAGTCAGGAAGTAGAACAGTTAATAACCTATCCACTAGAACAATCTCTAAAAACAATTCCAAAAGTAATTGAGCTACGTAGTATTTCTCGTTTTGGACTATCCGTTGTTACAGTCGTTTTTGAAGAAAACGCTGATACATATTGGGCACGTGAACAAGTCTTTCAAAGACTAAAACAAGCTGAAGAAATCATTCCTAAATATGCAGGAACACCAGAATTAGCTCCGATTACAACAGGGCTTGGTGAAATTTATCAATACGACGTATATGCCAAAAAGGGATATGAGGATAAATACAATGCTACTAGTTTAAGAACAATCCAAGACTGGATTATCGTACCACAATTACAAGGTGTAAAAGGGGTTGCCGAAGTAAGTACTTGGGGAGGTAGTGTAAAGCAATACGAAATTGCTGTTGACCCCAACCGATTAAATAGTTCTGGAGTTACTATTACAGAAATTTTTGACGCCCTCGAGAAGAACAATCAGAATACTGGTGGTGCATATATCGAAAAAGATGAATTTGCCTTTTTTATTCGTGGTGTTGGAATGGCATCTGGAATAAAAGACATCGGTAACATTGTGATTAAAAATCGAAATGCAACTCCTATTTTAATTCGTGATGTAGCAACAGTGCAACTAGGTAATGCTATCCGTTTTGGTGCAACAACCAAAGATGGAAAAGGTGAAATTGTAGGTGGTCTAACACTAATGCTTAAAGGAGAAAACTCTAAAGCAGTTGTAGAACGCGTTAAAGAAAAAATGATTCAGATTAATCAAATGTTACCTGAAGGAGTAGTTGCTGAAGCATTTATTGACAGAAGTAAATTGGTAGATAATGCAATTGGAACTGTTACTAAAAACTTACTTGAAGGAGCATTAATTGTAATTTTTGTACTGATATTGTTCTTAGGAAACCTCCGTGCAGGGTTAATTGTTGCTTCGGTAATTCCGCTAGCAATGCTTTTTGCTGTAATTCTAATGAATGCATTTGGTGTCAGTGGAAATTTAATGAGTTTGGGGGCAATTGACTTTGGAATTATTGTCGATGGTGCCGTGATTATTGTTGAAGCTACGATGCATCATTTGCAAAAACTCAAAAAGAAAAGAGAGTTAACCCAATCTGAAATGGATAAAGAAGTATATGCTTCGGCTTCAAAAATCAGAAACAGCGCCGCTTTTGGAGAGATAATCATTTTAATTGTATACCTACCAATATTAGCTTTAGTTGGAACCGAAGGAAAAATGTTTAAACCAATGGCAATGACAGTTGGGTTTGCTGTTATAGGTGCTTTTATCCTATCGCTTACCTATGTCCCTATGATGAGTGCACTATTCTTATCTAAAGACACTGAGCATAAACCAAACTTTAGTGACCGAATGATGGCTTGGTTTGAAAAAATATATGCTCCATTCTTAGACAAAGCATTGCGCTTCAAAAAAGCTGTTCTAGGTATTGCTATCACATTATTTGTTTTTTCACTTGTTATTTTTCAAAACATGGGAGGAGAATTTATTCCAACTATCGAAGAAGGTGATTTAGCCATTAATGCTACTATCATGACGGGAAGTTCATTAACTCAAATGATAAAAACAACAACTGAGTATGAAAAGATGCTTAAAGCAAAATTCCCAGAGATTAAAACCATCGTAACTAAGATTGGAAGTGGAGAAATCCCGACTGACCCAATGCCAATAGAAAGTGGGGATTTGATTATTGTTCTAAAAGACAAAAAAGAATGGACCAGTGCAGATAATTGGCAAGATTTGGCTCGTTTGATGAAAGAAGAAATGGGGAAAATCCCAGGAGCTAACATCGAAGTTTCACAACCTATACAAATGCGTTTTAATGAATTAATGACTGGTAGCCGAAGTGATATAGCCATCAAAATATTTGGTGATAACCTCGATATCTTAGAAAGAAAAGGTAACGAACTAATTCAGAAAATTCAGAAAATCGAAGGTATTGGAGATCTTAAAGCGGACAAAGTAAGCGGATTGCCACAAATTACGATTAAATACGATTATGATAAAATTGCCTTGTATGGACTAAACATAGAAGATTTAAATAGAATCATTCGTTCATCATTTGCAGGAGAAGCTGCTGGAAAAATTTATGAAGAAAACAAGCGATTTGATATTGTCGTTCGAATGAACAAAGACAATCGTAAAGATATTACCGATGTGAGTAATTTATTCATTCCATTACCAAATGGACTACAAGTACCATTATCACAAGTTGCAACTGTCAACTATGAGCAAGGGCCTGTACAAGTAGTTCGTGAAGATGGTAAACGCAGAATTACAATTGGACTGAACGTTCGTGGACGTGATGTGAAAAGCGTAGTAGAAGAAATTCAGCAAAAGCTAGACAAGAACTTCAAACTTCCTGCAGGATACTATATTACTTATGGAGGTCAATTTGAAAACCTAATTGAAGCCAACAAACGTCTTTCTGTTGCTTTACCAATTGCGTTAAGTTTAATTTTGATTCTTCTTTATTTTACTTTTAAAAGTACCAAACAAGCAGCATTGATCTTTACTGCGATTCCACTTTCAGCAATAGGTGGTGTATTTGCATTATGGCTACGCGGAATGCCTTTTAGTATTTCGGCAGGAATTGGATTTATCGCTTTATTTGGAATTGCGGTATTAAATGGAATTGTCCTAATATCCTATTTCAATCAGCTTAAAACAGAAGGAATTACAGATCCATTACAACGCGTATTAATTGGAACTAAAACAAGATTACGTCCTGTTTTAATGACAGCTGCCGTAGCTTCTTTAGGTTTCTTACCAATGGCATTATCAACAAGTGGTGGTGCAGAAGTACAAAAACCATTAGCAACAGTAGTAATAGGTGGTTTATTCTCGGCTACACTACTAACATTAATAGTTTTGCCAATACTTTACTTATTGTCAGAAAGAGTAATTAAAAGAAAAACAACAATGATAAAACCGATAATAACTGGGCTTTTATTACTAATTAGCAGTTTCTCTTTTGCACAAAACAGCCAACCAATTGGATTGGATAAAGCAATAGAAATGGCAAAAGCCAATAGCATTAACTTAAAAATTGCTGATAAAGAAATAGAAAAGCAAACTGTTCTTAAAAAAACAGCCTTTCAGCCTGAAGCCCTACAAATACAATATCAAGGGGGGCAATTTAACAGTGCTGAATATGATAGTAATGTTTCGGTACAGCAATATTTCCCTATCGGAAAAATTACCAAAGCCAACCGACAATTACAGGAAGAACTGGTAAAACTTGCTGAAAAACAAAAGGCTTTATCCGAATATGAAATTGAAAAAGCAGTAACATTAGCCTATTATCAATACTTATATGGTGTTTCTGTGCAAAAACTAAATGTCGAGTTATTCAATGTTTATGCTTTGTTTCTTAAAAATGCTGAACTCCGATTTAAAACTGGAGAAAGCGGTAATATTGAAGTAATTAGCGCAAAAGCGAAGTCTAAAGAAATTGAAACACAAAAAACACAATTAGAATTCGACTTGGCTATTTACCAAAAACAATTACAGTTTTTTATGCAAACTAAAGAAAACATTGTTCCTGATACTAGTACACCGCTTCAATATAGTGCTCTTGCTGGATCAGATAATGCAAAAATAGAAGGCTTGATGAATGATTATTATCAACAACAAATTTCGGTCTTCCAGAAAGAAGCCAATACATTTAAAGCGCAACGTACTCCAAAACTAGGCTTGGGGTATTTTGCTCAAACTATTGATACTAAATCATTATTTCAAGGTTTTACAGCTGGCTTACAAATTCCGTTGTTTGGAGGCGTAAATACAGCCAAAGCCAAAGCCGCTTCGATAAGCATTGCCCAATCGCAATTGGAATTGGAAAAAAATCAATTTTCACTAGAATTACAAATGCAGGAATTGAAAAATGAGTTTGAAAAACAGGAAAAAGGATTATCATATTATCAAAAAGAAGGTTTACAATATGCTGAACAAATTATTACAACAGCACAAAAAAGTTATGCTAATGGAGATATGAGTTACTGGACCTATATCAGTTTTTTAAATCAAGCAATTGATATCAAAAAACAATATGCCGAAACTTTGAATACATACAATCAAAGCGCCATCCAATTACAATTTCCATCAATCTCCAAGAACTAA
- a CDS encoding DUF6660 family protein has product MKWINLILSIYLIVLSCLPCADTLESEAITHTSEIVSKSDNQSHEKGLDLCAPFCSCNCCAVQVLTSAPAVTWVFNIETTLIKKPLSSYHSILASNFYGSIWQPPQIV; this is encoded by the coding sequence GTGAAATGGATTAACCTCATATTATCAATTTATTTAATCGTTCTATCGTGTTTGCCTTGTGCGGATACGCTGGAAAGCGAAGCTATTACGCATACAAGCGAAATAGTAAGTAAATCAGATAATCAATCTCACGAAAAAGGATTAGATCTTTGCGCTCCATTTTGCAGTTGCAATTGTTGTGCAGTTCAAGTTCTAACTTCAGCTCCTGCTGTTACATGGGTTTTTAATATTGAAACAACTCTCATTAAAAAACCTCTATCATCTTATCATTCAATTCTTGCTTCCAATTTCTACGGAAGTATTTGGCAACCACCCCAAATAGTATAA
- a CDS encoding DNA alkylation repair protein, translating into MGLIKDIYSIAFYENFTNCVAKVIPDFDKQQFISQIFDADFANKEWKERMQHTTVVLHRFMPTDFGKAVLTIESIIENLKKDKFNESNLAFIFFADYIEKYGINDFKISANAFVMITQFISCEFAVRPFIIKYPQEMIEEMIEWSLHENHHVRRLASEGSRSRLPWAMAIPALKKDPTSILPILENLKTDSSEYVRRSVANNLNDIVKDNPKIVLDIANKWQNISPETDAIIKHGCRTLLKQGNPDILKHYGLESTNIELSDFEIITPKVKIGEYLEFQFSLNNTNSENKTVRLEYAVYYQKSKGHLAKKVFKISERIYQPNQIIKIKRNQSFKVITTRVFHLGKHQLAIIINGTESELLDFELIK; encoded by the coding sequence ATGGGCTTAATTAAAGATATCTATTCAATTGCTTTTTACGAAAACTTCACTAATTGCGTTGCAAAAGTCATTCCTGATTTTGATAAACAACAATTTATCTCACAGATTTTTGATGCTGATTTCGCCAACAAAGAATGGAAAGAACGTATGCAACATACCACAGTTGTTTTACATCGATTTATGCCTACCGATTTTGGAAAGGCAGTTCTAACTATTGAAAGTATTATTGAAAATTTAAAGAAAGACAAATTCAATGAGAGCAATCTAGCTTTTATATTTTTTGCCGATTATATAGAAAAATATGGCATTAACGACTTTAAAATAAGTGCTAATGCATTTGTAATGATTACCCAATTTATAAGTTGCGAGTTTGCTGTTCGCCCTTTTATTATTAAATATCCTCAGGAAATGATTGAGGAAATGATAGAATGGTCATTACATGAAAATCACCATGTAAGACGATTGGCAAGTGAAGGCTCTCGCTCACGATTACCTTGGGCAATGGCAATTCCTGCCCTAAAAAAAGACCCAACTTCAATTTTACCCATTTTAGAAAATTTAAAAACAGATTCATCAGAATATGTTCGTCGCAGTGTTGCCAATAACCTCAACGATATTGTAAAAGACAATCCAAAAATTGTACTGGATATTGCTAACAAATGGCAAAATATAAGTCCTGAAACTGATGCCATCATTAAACATGGCTGTCGTACTTTATTAAAACAAGGCAATCCAGATATTTTAAAACATTATGGATTGGAAAGCACTAATATCGAATTATCAGACTTTGAAATTATCACTCCTAAAGTAAAAATTGGTGAGTATTTAGAATTTCAGTTTTCACTGAACAATACCAATTCCGAAAATAAAACTGTACGATTGGAATATGCTGTTTACTATCAAAAATCAAAAGGTCATTTAGCTAAAAAAGTATTCAAAATTAGTGAACGCATTTATCAGCCTAATCAAATAATTAAAATTAAAAGGAATCAATCTTTTAAAGTAATCACAACGCGTGTGTTTCATTTAGGAAAACACCAATTGGCCATAATCATTAATGGAACTGAGAGTGAATTACTAGATTTTGAATTAATCAAATAG
- the nadC gene encoding carboxylating nicotinate-nucleotide diphosphorylase — MINEVQFQNELQLLIFNAIREDVGTGDYSSLACIPADAQGKAKLLVKEDGIIGGVAFAKMIFNYVDPSLKVETFIEDGAPVKYGDVVFHVSGSSQSILKSERVVLNSMQRMSAIATKTNQYVQLLKGTNAKILDTRKTTPNFRVAEKWAVKIGGGENHRFALYDMIMLKDNHIDFAGGITLAIAKTKAYLKENKLDLKIIVEARSLDEIREILQSDGVFRILIDNFNYEDTKKAVALIGDKCQTESSGNINEKTIREYALCGVDYISSGALTHSVYNMDLSLKAL, encoded by the coding sequence ATGATTAACGAAGTACAATTTCAGAACGAATTACAATTGCTTATTTTTAATGCAATTCGCGAAGATGTAGGCACAGGAGATTATAGCTCTTTGGCTTGTATTCCTGCTGATGCGCAAGGTAAAGCCAAATTGTTGGTAAAGGAAGATGGGATAATTGGGGGAGTTGCATTTGCCAAAATGATTTTTAATTATGTCGATCCTAGTTTAAAAGTTGAAACATTTATAGAAGACGGAGCTCCGGTAAAATATGGAGATGTTGTGTTTCATGTTTCAGGAAGCTCGCAATCGATTTTAAAATCGGAGCGTGTTGTATTGAACTCAATGCAACGTATGTCAGCAATAGCGACTAAAACGAATCAATATGTACAACTGTTGAAAGGTACAAACGCTAAAATATTAGATACTCGTAAAACAACGCCTAATTTCCGTGTTGCCGAAAAATGGGCAGTAAAAATTGGAGGTGGAGAGAATCACCGATTTGCACTTTATGATATGATAATGCTTAAAGACAATCATATTGATTTTGCAGGGGGAATTACTTTAGCAATTGCTAAAACCAAAGCTTATTTAAAAGAGAATAAGCTAGATTTAAAGATTATAGTTGAGGCAAGGAGCTTAGATGAGATTAGAGAAATTTTACAAAGCGATGGTGTTTTTCGTATCTTAATAGATAATTTTAATTATGAAGACACTAAGAAAGCGGTTGCATTAATTGGAGATAAATGTCAGACAGAATCTTCAGGGAATATCAACGAAAAAACAATTCGTGAATATGCTTTATGCGGTGTCGATTATATTTCTTCAGGGGCATTAACACATTCAGTTTATAATATGGATTTAAGTTTAAAAGCACTTTAG
- a CDS encoding YihY/virulence factor BrkB family protein: MSVEIENRLEKVPVVRYLVRFLKSIKLPWLDGFSLYDLLELYTIGIIEGAFSYHASAVAFSFFMALFPFALFILNLIPFIPIEGFQQDFLQFVQQGVPPNTYDAIYKIISDILNNSHSGLLSSGFFLSVFLMANGVNGILGGFESSRHVLDKRGFFSQYLVALAISIIMSMLLLVTVATIVVFEVLIQKTMIQDVLNDSIPLIIMGRYLFVILMILITSSILLRYGTKQYNKVPFISIGSVFTTILIVISSYFFGIWVIKFSKYNELYGSIGTLLILMFYIWINCMILLLGFELNATIKKLRQKNNK; the protein is encoded by the coding sequence ATGTCTGTAGAAATAGAAAACCGGCTAGAAAAAGTTCCTGTAGTGCGCTATCTCGTTCGTTTCTTAAAGAGTATAAAGCTACCTTGGCTTGATGGGTTTTCGTTGTATGATTTACTCGAATTGTATACTATAGGTATTATAGAGGGGGCATTTTCATATCATGCAAGTGCAGTTGCGTTTAGCTTTTTTATGGCGCTATTTCCATTTGCATTATTTATCCTTAATCTAATACCTTTTATTCCTATTGAGGGGTTTCAGCAGGATTTTTTGCAGTTTGTTCAGCAGGGAGTTCCACCAAATACTTACGATGCGATATATAAAATTATTAGTGATATTTTAAATAATAGTCACTCAGGATTGCTTTCATCTGGTTTCTTTCTATCTGTTTTTTTAATGGCAAATGGAGTTAACGGAATCTTAGGCGGGTTTGAATCATCTCGACATGTACTAGATAAGCGAGGTTTTTTTAGTCAGTATCTTGTAGCATTGGCGATTTCAATTATAATGTCGATGTTGTTATTGGTTACTGTTGCTACAATTGTTGTTTTTGAGGTGTTAATCCAAAAGACGATGATTCAGGATGTGCTAAATGATAGTATTCCGCTGATTATTATGGGGCGTTATTTGTTTGTAATCTTAATGATTTTGATAACTTCTTCTATATTACTGCGTTACGGAACAAAGCAATATAATAAAGTACCATTTATTAGTATTGGTTCAGTGTTTACAACAATCTTAATTGTGATATCTTCATACTTTTTTGGGATTTGGGTTATAAAATTCTCAAAATATAATGAACTTTATGGCTCAATTGGTACATTATTAATACTAATGTTTTACATTTGGATAAACTGTATGATTTTGCTTTTGGGATTCGAATTAAATGCCACAATCAAAAAATTAAGACAAAAAAATAATAAATAA
- a CDS encoding DUF2147 domain-containing protein, with the protein MKNWILTMGLLFLVIGNVQSQSVIGKWKTVDDATGEAKSIVEVYEKSGKVYGKIVEILREEHKKDLCTSCPGALKNKPILGMVIINDLEKDGKEYNSGTILDPTNGKVYKCFIALDSPDKLKLRGFVGISLLGRTQYWTRVRN; encoded by the coding sequence ATGAAAAACTGGATCTTAACAATGGGCTTATTATTTTTGGTAATAGGCAATGTGCAAAGTCAATCTGTAATCGGAAAATGGAAAACTGTTGACGATGCAACTGGAGAGGCGAAATCAATTGTAGAAGTGTATGAAAAATCGGGAAAAGTGTATGGCAAAATAGTCGAAATTCTTCGAGAGGAGCATAAAAAAGACCTCTGTACTTCTTGCCCTGGAGCGCTTAAAAACAAACCGATTTTAGGAATGGTAATTATTAACGATCTTGAAAAAGATGGTAAAGAGTACAATTCTGGAACGATTTTAGATCCAACAAATGGAAAAGTTTATAAATGTTTTATAGCATTAGACTCTCCAGATAAACTGAAATTACGAGGATTTGTTGGGATTTCTCTTTTGGGAAGAACACAATATTGGACAAGAGTTAGGAATTAA
- the bla-B1-FLAV gene encoding subclass B1 metallo-beta-lactamase — MQNKLILLLFLIGITKSFGQTENNKLQISHLTGDFYVYKTFHDYKGTLISANAMYLITDKGVVLFDAPWDETQFQPLLDSIKKKHNKEVVMHIATHSHEDRAGGLEFYKQKGIKTYTIKLTDEISEKNNGKRAAFIMPNDTTFAVGKHRFQIFYPGKGHAPDNIVVWFNKEKILYGGCFVKSTDATDLGYLGDSDVKEWEKSIKKVQAKFKNPRYIVTGHEGWANTESLKHTLKLVKEYNAKSISDKLDKK, encoded by the coding sequence ATGCAAAATAAATTGATATTACTGTTGTTCCTTATAGGGATTACAAAATCTTTTGGGCAAACAGAAAATAATAAATTACAAATTAGTCATCTTACGGGTGACTTTTATGTTTATAAAACCTTTCATGATTATAAGGGAACTTTGATTTCTGCCAATGCTATGTATCTGATTACAGATAAGGGTGTTGTGTTGTTTGATGCTCCTTGGGACGAAACACAGTTTCAACCATTGCTTGATAGTATAAAAAAGAAACATAATAAAGAAGTGGTTATGCATATTGCAACCCATTCGCATGAGGATAGAGCTGGAGGGTTAGAGTTTTATAAGCAAAAAGGTATAAAAACGTACACCATAAAGCTAACCGATGAAATCAGTGAAAAAAACAACGGTAAAAGAGCGGCGTTTATAATGCCAAATGATACTACATTTGCAGTTGGAAAACATCGCTTTCAGATATTTTATCCAGGTAAAGGACATGCGCCAGATAATATTGTGGTTTGGTTTAATAAAGAGAAGATACTTTATGGAGGTTGCTTTGTAAAAAGTACAGATGCAACAGATCTAGGTTATTTGGGGGATTCCGATGTAAAAGAATGGGAAAAATCAATTAAAAAAGTACAGGCGAAATTTAAAAATCCAAGATATATTGTAACGGGTCATGAAGGTTGGGCTAATACAGAATCTTTAAAGCATACATTAAAATTGGTTAAGGAATATAATGCTAAATCAATTTCAGATAAATTAGATAAAAAGTAA